Genomic segment of Pochonia chlamydosporia 170 chromosome 1, whole genome shotgun sequence:
gGCCGTGTAGACACCACATCGCTGGCAAGCGGGCGCCGTGTCTCGGATATAATGGACTCCAAAGCTCCGAACTTCCCACTCAAGACTGGAGAGTAGACTGCACCCACTTCACAATGCCTCCCTTGGCGATGATTTCCTGGACATTGGGAGGCATCTCGCCCACCTTTTGCACCCAGGAGGTGCCATCCTGCTCCGTAATAGTAACCTGAGACCGGCGGACATCCCACAGCAGCTTCCAGCCCGTTCGACGAGTCAGAGGCTTCTCTGCATCATTCTTATACGCTTCACGAAGCCGCTCGACCAGTTTTGGCAtttcaagcccaagaaggGCATTGTTAATACCTGTATTATTCCATAAATTAGTGTCTCATAGTGAAATAACATATTGCCAAGGGTGCTTACTATTGCGGCTAAAGATGGAGCTAAAGCTGCCGGCAACAACGAGAGGAATCTTGTTAGCCAGGATAGAAGTAGCAGCCTGTTCCCTAGACGACCCAGAGCCGAAAGTATACCCGGCTACCAGTACATCATTTGGTCGAATAATATTGCGGAAATTAGTATCGTAGTTCTCCATGCACACCTCGGCCATTTGCTCTGTCGTCATGCCATCCTGGTATGTATAGCGTCCGGGATAGATACCATCAGTATTGATGCTATCGTTGTCGCCTGTTGCGGTTAGCGAACAACTCATCTTGCGAGCACTGACCAATGGCTTACAGAAAACAATCTCGCCCTCGATTTTCTCGGGGAAGCCTGGTAGAACATCCGTCAAGACCTCGTCTCCAGTAGCCGTTGGGCTTGCTGTTGCCTCGGCGGTGCCTTCAGCGGCGCTGATCATGCTCTCCATCTCGCCAATGAGCTTTTCAAAAGCATCTCCAGTAGAACGAGCCTTATCAGCTACAAAATCACCGGTGCCCTCGCCAACAATAAccttctcaacgccatcaggCTTCAAGTACCACCCAGGGGAAGCGATCTCGCCTTTGATAGCACTAGCGGCAACCACCTCGGGGCTGGCGAGATAACACAATGCCTTGGGGCTGCCTAAACCAACGAGTCAGTGCCACTTCAAACAGGAGTAAAAGCTCAGCGGAAATACCCATTCGTCCTTTGTAGGATCTGTTGCTTGCCGATATGCCCACCTCACCTTCTTCCAGCAAGCCCTGAGCGAACGATTAACATTGAGATCTAATTATAAACAGAGGGTCTCGAATACTCACACGGCCCAAGCCAATGCAAGTAGCACAGCCGGCGGGAAGAAGCTCGGCCCCAGATTGAACAAGAACCTGCCAGTCACCAGCTTCCTCCGACATTCGTTGTTCGGCGATAGACGCTGGCGCAAGATAGAGCTTGACCCGGGGGTGGATCTTGGCAGGTTTGCCATCGGTACCAGCCTCGCGGAAGACacgagcagcagctgcaaAGTCCGTGCTCCTGCCATTGGTGCAACTCAAGAGATAGGCTTTGTCAATAGCAATGTTCTTAGTCTCGAGCATCGCAACAGGGTTTGCGACATTGACCGAGTTGGGTCCGGCAACGAAGGGTGAAAGAGTAGATCTGCGCTATGTTAGAATAATGGGCGTGAGCGACACAAGTGCGTCTCTTGCTTACAGATTCAGATAAAATTCTTTCGCGTACACAGCACCAGGATCAGCTACGGGAGAGTTTTCTAGAAGCTCATCAATCCGTTTATGATTTAGACGAGACTTAGTAGGGCTATCAGTGATTGCTGCGGCTGATGCTCTGGCACGGTACCAGGAAACAAGCGTGTTGTCGACGGGGAAGAGTCCTAGTCAACGTGAGTTACTCAGCAAAGTCGCGGCCCAGAAAGGACACAAACCTGATAGCGCCCCCCATTCGCAAGCCATATTCGCAATAGTTAATCTTTCCGAAACGGATATGCTTGCAAGAGTCTGCTCAGACCCCGTGAACTCGACGCACATGTTGAGCACATCGGACTTGAGGAAGGTGCAGAGTGCAATGATGACATCTTTGCCTGTGACGCCGGGTGGCAAGACGCCTGTTAATGTGACTTTTGCAATCGGCGGGACTTGCCAGAATATGGTCGAGGTCGCAAGAATACTCGCTGCATCCGAGCGGACAATGGCGGTGCCCAGACAGCCGATGCCTCCGTAGATGGTCGAATGGCTGTCACTGGCAACTATCCAGTGTGTGAGTGGCCAGCAAGAAAACGgttttttttcctttctttttttttctgcaAGAATGCAAGCAACATACCTGTAAGTGTTCCTGGCCATGCATAACCTTCTTCGATCATTATTTGGTGGCCAATTCCAGTCTTAGCAGGATCTGCCCCAAGTCAGCTGATTGCTTCGGCAAGTTGCGCCTCGGCGCGGGGAGCATACAGAAATCTATGCTATGCTTGTTGGCGAACTCCTCGATTAGACGGTATTTGCGCAGGTTCTGTTCAGATTCGTTCTGCACATCGTGATCAAGTCTGGGATCGTTAGACAAAAAACATGTATACCAAGGTCCAAGCGAGAAAGAGGTAGCTTACGCCATGACAACCTGGCGATTATCGCTGACCGAGATGGCGCCCATTTCCATGAATCTAGACAGATTAATTCGTGTCTTATTACAACGACGAGCCAACTGCTTACTTAGTAATTACAGGGAACGAGTTGTCGTGGGTCATACTCTTGTGAGGTCTGGCAACAAACTGATGTTAGCTCGATTGTCCAGTGGGCGGATCAGGGCTAGACTAACCGCAGTATCACATAGTCCCCAGATCTGACTCTCCTGCCTTGGCCGAGGCCATCTGCGTGAAGTTGTACAATCTTCTCGGTAAGTGTCTGTGGGTTCGTTCGAGCGGCAGAGTCCAAGGAGGACTGGAGGCTAGGGGTGTTGGAGCTGGTGTCGAATTGTGATTGCTGGGCCTGTTGCCGTCGGGGACAGGTCGAGACATAGCTACGGAACGGAGTCACAGATCCCGGCAACAATCGCGAGCGAGTAATCGAGGCACGAGCCTGTCGTGTCGCAAGGACGGAGGCATTGAGCCAGATCGCCCTCCGCTAATGAAACTCAGTTAGAAATGTTGTTGCAGGTTTTCGATGAAAGCAGGATGAAATCGAGAATTGGTGGTTGGTAGAGCAACATACAAgcacagccatggcagtTGGAAGATGGTGTTAATGATTCCAACTCGTCCTTTGTCATGGATGACTCAAAATCTCGAGAAGATGGACTATCAAATATTGACTTTCAGATGATTAGTACCCTCGAATTTCGTTGTGGGGCGCGGACTTATTATAGCCCCGCACCGACCAATCATAGCAATGCTAATTCATGTCACGTTCCGCCTCATGTGACC
This window contains:
- a CDS encoding homoaconitase, mitochondrial precursor (similar to Aspergillus terreus NIH2624 XP_001214855.1), whose amino-acid sequence is MAVLRRAIWLNASVLATRQARASITRSRLLPGSVTPFRSYVSTCPRRQQAQQSQFDTSSNTPSLQSSLDSAARTNPQTLTEKIVQLHADGLGQGRRVRSGDYVILRPHKSMTHDNSFPVITKFMEMGAISVSDNRQVVMALDHDVQNESEQNLRKYRLIEEFANKHSIDFYPAKTGIGHQIMIEEGYAWPGTLTVASDSHSTIYGGIGCLGTAIVRSDAASILATSTIFWQVPPIAKVTLTGVLPPGVTGKDVIIALCTFLKSDVLNMCVEFTGSEQTLASISVSERLTIANMACEWGALSGLFPVDNTLVSWYRARASAAAITDSPTKSRLNHKRIDELLENSPVADPGAVYAKEFYLNLSTLSPFVAGPNSVNVANPVAMLETKNIAIDKAYLLSCTNGRSTDFAAAARVFREAGTDGKPAKIHPRVKLYLAPASIAEQRMSEEAGDWQVLVQSGAELLPAGCATCIGLGRGLLEEGEVGISASNRSYKGRMGSPKALCYLASPEVVAASAIKGEIASPGWYLKPDGVEKVIVGEGTGDFVADKARSTGDAFEKLIGEMESMISAAEGTAEATASPTATGDEVLTDVLPGFPEKIEGEIVFCDNDSINTDGIYPGRYTYQDGMTTEQMAEVCMENYDTNFRNIIRPNDVLVAGYTFGSGSSREQAATSILANKIPLVVAGSFSSIFSRNSINNALLGLEMPKLVERLREAYKNDAEKPLTRRTGWKLLWDVRRSQVTITEQDGTSWVQKVGEMPPNVQEIIAKGGIVKWVQSTLQS